The Aedes aegypti strain LVP_AGWG chromosome 3, AaegL5.0 Primary Assembly, whole genome shotgun sequence genome contains a region encoding:
- the LOC5580276 gene encoding dual specificity mitogen-activated protein kinase kinase 4, which translates to MADQTNQNSTQEPMRTRFLPLDMNNANCDRKRPSKKLSFQPSPVVTARTPPLSDRTRDRIKMQATGKLQIAPNAIYDFTADDLTDEGEIGRGAFGAVNQMKFNRTDTVMAVKRIRSTVDEKEQKQLLMDLEVVMKSNDCNTIVTFYGALFKEGDCWICMELMDTSLDKFYKFICDCQHSRIPEPILGQITLATVRALNYLKEELKIIHRDVKPSNILLKRNGDIKLCDFGISGQLVDSIARTKDAGCRPYMAPERIDPQRAKGYDVRSDVWSLGITLMEVATGKFPYPKWGSVFEQLSQVVEGDPPRLSQSYNNMEFSLDFVNFVNTCLIKDEKDRPKYGKLLQHPFIQRADKSHTDVSVYVSAILESMANNGITQFTTNLPAERWSDSFN; encoded by the exons ATGGCGGATCAAACAAATCAGAATTCCACACAGG AACCAATGCGAACGAGATTCCTGCCGCTGGACATGAACAATGCCAACTGTGACCGGAAGCGACCATCAAAGAAGCTGAGCTTTCAGCCGAGCCCAGTGGTCACGGCACGAACCCCGCCCCTGTCGGACCGTACGAGGGACCGCATAAAGATGCAAGCAACGGGGAAGCTACAGATAGCACCTAATGCCATTTACGATTTCACTGCCGATGACCTGACCGATGAGGGCGAAATCGGTCGGGGTGCGTTTGGAGCGGTCAATCAGATGAAGTTCAATCGAACGGACACCGTGATGGCAGTGAAGCGGATCCGTTCGACCGTCGACGAGAAGGAGCAAAAGCAACTGCTGATGGATCTGGAGGTGGTGATGAAATCGAACGACTGCAACACGATCGTCACGTTTTACGGTGCCCTGTTCAAGGAGGGCGACTGTTGGATTTGCATGGAGCTGATGGACACCTCGTTGGACAAGTTCTATAAATTTATCTGTGATTGCCAACACTCGCGGATCCCGGAACCGATCCTGGGCCAGATTACGCTGGCCACGGTGCGGGCGCTAAACTACCTGAAGGAGGAACTGAAGATCATCCACAGAGATGTGAAACCGAGCAATATCCTACTGAAGCGGAACGGTGATATCAAACTGTGCGATTTCGGCATTTCGGGCCAGCTGGTGGATTCGATTGCGCGGACTAAGGATGCTGGCTGTCGGCCGTATATGGCG CCCGAACGAATTGATCCGCAGCGCGCTAAGGGATATGACGTGCGGAGTGACGTTTGGTCACTTGGTATCACACTGATGGAGGTGGCCACCGGGAAGTTCCCCTATCCGAAGTGGGGATCCGTATTTGAACAGCTGTCGCAG GTCGTCGAAGGAGATCCTCCAAGGTTGTCTCAATCATATAATAACATGGAGTTTTCGCtagattttgtaaattttgtcaaCACTTG CCTAATAAAGGACGAAAAGGACCGGCCCAAGTACGGCAAACTGCTGCAGCATCCGTTCATCCAGCGTGCCGACAAGAGCCACACCGACGTGTCCGTGTACGTGAGCGCGATACTGGAGTCGATGGCCAACAACGGCATCACCCAGTTCACTACGAACCTGCCGGCCGAGCGTTGGAGCGACAGTTTCAACTAG